CGGGGCTATCAGTTTGGGAAATAGTGAGGTGAGAGGGGTAAGGTAGGGATTGTAGAAATGTTGATTCCATGGAGCAAAGGACCTCTCCACACCACCTTGGATAAGAAGGAAGGTGCATTTCCACATTGGGAAAATCTTACCTTGTCTCCTCTTGCACAAAAGGAACAGAAACACTGAAGGCAGAATGAGTATAAACAGAGAGAGGACAGCCAACCCACTCAGCAACCCAGCATGGTGAGTATGGAGGCCCATTGCGATATCTGGAAATGAAAGATGCAATGAGACAACTCTCAGGAAATAGGCTGAAGATGCTTATTGAGCAGGCTTGTCCACATTCAAAGGGCACTATCAAAATTGGATGCCCACCGAGGGAGCACCAAAACTTTGAGGGAAACTGTGCCTTTGGCTAAATCAGGGGTGGAAACTGAATTAGGGGGCATCTTTCAGAAGGCTTTGGACTTGTTTCTAAGGCTTCCCAGGGGGGGTTTGTCCCTGGGAACCAGGCCCAGCATGAGGAAGGCATATTACTCCAGAGAATGAGGCCCATCTTCAGAGTGATTTCTGAGACCCCAAGAGAGATGAACAGAGCTGGTTACCTGCACAGAGCTGCTGGGCAGAGATAGAGTCAGAATTGTTGCTGACAGGGTTCCATGCTGTACATGTGTAAGTCAGCTCTTGGTTATTAGGAGTCTGGAAGATTTGAAGGACACTGCCCTCTTCCCCCAGGGGACTCCAACtgtatatcacatttttttcttctttctccacagaGCATGTCAGTGTGACATTACAGGTACTGTTTACAGATGTCATTAAACTCTGAGTAATTTTTGGCTTCCCAAGCCTACCTATGGGGAGAAAACACATTAGCCAGTGGTAAACTGGAGCTGGCCTATACCAGTTTATGAGAGCcaactgatatattttttaaaaaatcttaaaggtTTATTAAAcacattcatcaagaaaaagcaatatataaacacttttataataaaataaatcatatttaaaacAAGCCTAATAAATGCTCAAAACCCATCACTTTCTAATATTTTGACAATTTACCATTATCTATGCTCTAGAAGTTATTTATATCTATGTATGTGTCTTTTGTAATAATGTACAAAGTCTTTCCAACTTTGCATGTCTTAAAATCATCTATGACAACATGGATGTATCTTGGCAATATAATGCTaataagtcaaataaaaaatacaatgctaataagtcagatggaaaaggacaaaaaccatatgactTTACTCacatgaatataaaatgaaaagtgagaaACAAggcatcaaaacaaaacaaaaataaactcaagacaCAAGAATCTGAATGGAGGTTACCAAAGGGGGAGGGCAGTATAGGGACAGTAGAGAAGGGTcaaatatattatagatatattgTGAGCACACAATACTGTATACAGATGTTGTATTGTAAAGATGTACATCTggaatttatataatgttattaaccaatgtcacctcaataaatttaatttgaaaaaccaGCCATGGTAGGAGTATTTATACTGCAGGAATTGGCAAATGCTATAAACTGGGGCTTGATTTACTGCCTTGTTGATTGTTGCTCTAGATTTAAGAAAGCAATGGAAGAAAGTTTATCAAAGCAGATTAAACTTAAAATTGTGTACTGTCTATAGGCATCACATTGTGAatagcaataaaacaaaacaaaaccaaataaaaacagactAAGAAATAATCTTCCAGTATTTGAAAACCACTATTCAATTCAGCAAAGAAGTTGCTTATGTCATTGAAAAACAAGTGAAGTTCCAATGTATATGTCTCTATTGAatctctttttcttattagttaacttaaatgaaaatatcaacCAATATTCATGTTGGTTCATTCACTGACTGCAACCATAGGTTGAATAGGGATATAAATGTTTAGCAAAAATCAGTGAAAGTATTCTGTGAGAACAAATGGCTATATGGAATTTACAATAAagattattgtatattttattatcatttatgaaATTGTGTGCAACATACCCCTTATGTGAatcaaatttattatatatattatgtatacaaatatacatataccaCTGAGAACTAgttgagacttctggccaagatggaggtgtaggtagatacactgtgcctccttcctTAACCAAAAgtaggataacaacaaatttaaaaacaaaaaccaaccaggactgctagaaaattgaactttatggaagtctaTCAACCAAGgcgttaaagaaggaacattcatacagataggtaggaggggcagagatgagcagccaggccaGAGAGGATTCACAGCAAGGTAGTGGCTGGCAGACTAAGTGAGGGGGTgtctggtggagcaggcagtcccacatttgtgtgtggataaactgggaggaacaactgggaatgagacagaccacatgGGGAAacgaagcctcaaaacctctgactgaaaaatcctgtggagttgcagtggtgggagagacacccagcctcacaggagagtttgttagagagatcCATAGGGTCATAGAACATACACAACCCACCCCTAGGAATCAGCATTAGAGGgacccaatttgtttgtgggtagtggaggaggtgactgaaagctagcagatagctgagcaagcagcattgttccctcctagacctctcctccacatacagtgccagtcctgccctggcaaatacctaaggctccaccccttactatgtaacaggtgcccagagaccaaaaaaaaaaaaggcccaaatgaaagaacagaccaaagcaccaggaaaaatacaacaaaatgacaaagaactagccaacctatcagatgtgtagttcaaaactggtaatcagggtgctcatagaaatggtagagtatggttgcaaaacagaggaaaaagtgaaggctatgaaaagtgaaataaaggaaaatgtacagggaaccaacagtgatgggaaggaaactgggactcaaataaaaactttggagcagaaggaagaaatatacagtcaaccagaacagaataaagaaataagaattcaaaaaaaaaaaaaaaacaaggagaggctagGAACCtataggacaactttaaatgttccaacatctgaatcataagggtgccagaagaagaaaaggaagaacaagacattgaaaacttatttgaaaaaataatgaaggagaacttacccaatctggcaaaggaaatagactcccaggaagtccagggagctcagagagtcccaaagaagttggatccaaggaagaacacaccaaggcacatcataattatcttacccaagattaaagacaaagagagaatcttaaaaacagcaagaaaaaaggagacaattacctacgaaggagttcccatacgactatcagctgatttctcaaaagaaaccttgcaggcaagaaggggatggaaagaagtattcagatcaggtgtgccaagaaaaagaaatatgacccaaatgaaagaacagaggaaaacctcagaaagagaactaagtgaggaggagatctccaacctatctgatggagaatttaaaaccctggtaatcaaaatgctcacagatctgattgagcttggttgaaaatgaaaaaacaaatgaaggatacccaaagtgaaataaagcaaaacattcagggaaccagcagtgacaagaaggaaactagGATTCAAAGCATTGATTTggtacaaaaggaagaaataaacatccaactggatcagaatgaagaaacacgaatccaaaaaaaaaaatgaagagaggctgagggttctctgggacaacctgaaatgttccaccatccaaattataggggtgccagaaggagaagaacaacagaaagaaattgaaaacttattttaacaataacaaaggaaaacttcccaatctggtgaaggaaatatacttccagtaagttcaggaagcccagagagtactaaagaagttggacccaaagaggaacacaccaaggcacatcatctttaaattacccaatattaaagacaaagagaggatcctaaaatcagcaagagaaaaggagagagttaccaaCAAATGACTTCCTatgaggctatcagctgatttttcaaaagaaatattacaggcaagaaggggctggaaagaagtatttttaaaaagattttgtttattttttttagagagagagaggaagggagagagaaggagagggagagaaacatgtgtggttgcctcttacgtgtcccccactagggacctggcctgcgacccagacatgtgccctagactgggaatcgaaccagcgaccctttggttcacagcctgcactcaatccactgagctacaccatccagggtggaaagaagtatttgaagtcatgaaaagcaaggacctacatccaagaatactctatccagcaaagctatcatttagaatggaagggcagataaagtgcttcccagataaggtcaagttaaaggaggtcattatcattaagcccttattatatggaacattaaagggacttatctaaaaaaaaataagataaaaatatgaacaataaaatgataacaaagtcataactattaacaaatgaacctaaaagaaaagaaaaacaatgaaaacaaaaactaagcaaacaaccagaacaggaacagaaacaaagaaatagacatcacacggagggagttcagtggggaggcagaagggaggaatgggggaaaaaggtatagggaagaagaagcataattagtgtAAAATTgacagagagataaaaatggtatagcaaacagaggactcaaagaacttataagtacaactcatggacatgaattaagaggggggatgctggagggttgggagggcagggcagaggagggataaagggggaaaaattgggaaaactgtaatagcataaagagttaaaaatactttaaaaattgagatataatttatgtacCATAAAGACACCCAAAATGTATAcagttcaatggtttttagtatactgATAGAATTGGGCAAAAATTGCCACTATCCCCACCCATTAGCAGCCACTGTCCCCTTTCAGCCCTCAGCAACAACCAGTCTTTTTATCCccatggatttgcctgttctgaatATTTCCCATAAgtgtaatcttaaaaaaaaaaagaagtattcaaagtcatgaaagtcaaggatctacattcaagattactctatcctgcaaagctatcatttagaatggaagagcagataaagtgcttctcagataaggtcaagttaaaggagtttatcatcaccaagctcttattatatgaaatgttaaagggacttatctaaaaaaagaagaccaaaaatatgaacagtaaaatgataaagaactcacaggtattaacaactgaacctaaaacaaaaacaaaagccaaactaagcaaacaactagaacaggaacagaatcacagaaatggagatcacatggagggtgatGGGGTGGTGGATGGAGGTAAGTGTAtagggaataaatagcataaatgatagccacaaaatggacaggggtaggttaagaatactataggaaatgtagaagccaaagaacttaaatgtactacccatgaatatgaactaagagggagggaagacgggtaggagggggtgtgcagagaaGAGGGgctaaaggagggaaaatgggacaactgttagcataatcaataaaatacattaaaaaaagagaaccagTTGAACATTTTCAGCATACCACTGCGTGAAACaatcttgaaattttttttgtctttgttttctcatgtatgtgtgttttctttaagtttgttcttttgctgttttaaagTGCTTAGGGTGAAAAGTAAAACTCcgtttaaaagtttatttacaagAATGTTTTCACTAAAGTAACCAAAAGGTAAACTGTAAAAGTTGTAAACTAGTAAAGGGTTCCCAAAGAACAATGATATTTAGGTTGAGGTAATAGCTAGATATGAAGctggcagaaggaagggaaagatcttttaccaggaaattaaaaatgacctCATTAAGGGTTAGTaggtttagttcatttttgtctAAGCTCCTTTGTTGGGATTTCTTCCTTCCACTATGGCTGTTTGAGAAAGGATATAGAAAAGTCAGAAGGAACCAGCATGTAATTTACTAATTAATGTGAAGTTTATAAGGGCAATACATTGAACAGGGTAAATATGTGTAGGAACTATTGGTCTGTACTTGTGAAGAAGGAGAACATGAGAAATAAgaatccataaatattttttatttcatcttaaccAAAACTTCTTGTCCTAAGAGTTTCTTAGAAGGATCTATTCCAAATTAGAATTAGTGATGACTTGGCAAGAAAAAATTCTAATCAATTTAGAGTAAAGACGTTGATTAGCTATACTgactatagatatagatatgtatagttcaaaataaaccaaattgtgtgtgtgtgtctgtgtgtttctttttttcaatttatttttttaatcattgttcaaacacagttttctcctttttactcccaatccagtcccccctcccaaccctccccacttccctcccattactaccctacccttagtttatgaccatgtgtcctttaagtttgttcctgtgaacccttcccactgtccccttaaattccctctactctcttctgtgggcactgtcagcctgacgtctatttcagtgtctttggttatattttgcttgtttctttgttttgttatttaggttcctgttaaaggtgagatcatatggtatttgtctttcactgcctggcttgtttcgctaagcataatgttttccagctccatccacgctgttgcaaagggtaggagctccttctttctttctgctgcatagaattccattgtgtaaatgtaccatagttttttgatccattcatctactgatgggcatcttgatttcttccagcatctagctattgtaaattgtgctgctatgaacattgggatgcataggttcttttgaattggtgttttagtattagGATAgagacccagcagtggaactgcagggtcaaaaggcagatccatttttagttttctgaggaagttccatactgttttccatagtggttgtaccagtctgcagtcccaccagcagtgcactagggtccccttttctccacaacctctccaacacttgttgtttgttgctttgtttatgatggccattctgtctggtgtgaagtggtatcttattgtggttttaatttgcatctctctgatagctagcaatattgaaaattgtttcatgtgtctttggattttctgtatgtcctccttggagaagtgtctgttcaagtcctttgcccattttttaattggattccttgtcttcttagagtgcagtcttgtaagttctttatatattttggagattaaacccttgtctgaggtatcattggcaaatatgttttcccatacagttggttctcttttaattttgatactgttttctttagctgtgcagaagattttaattttgatgaggtcccatttgtttattctttcctttatgtcccttgctctaggggacaagtcagtaaaaaagtttcttcgtgaaatatctgagattttcctacctacgttctcctctaggactttaatggtgtcatgttttatatttaagtcttttatcaccttgaaattatttttgtatatggtgtaagttggtgctcgtttcatttttttgcacgtggctgtccagttctcccaacaccgtttgttaaagaggctatctttactccattttatgttgctgcctcctttgtcacatattaattgaccatagagacttgggcttattt
This portion of the Phyllostomus discolor isolate MPI-MPIP mPhyDis1 chromosome 14, mPhyDis1.pri.v3, whole genome shotgun sequence genome encodes:
- the CD84 gene encoding SLAM family member 5 isoform X3; the encoded protein is MCFLPIGRLGKPKITQSLMTSVNSTCNVTLTCSVEKEEKNVIYSWSPLGEEGSVLQIFQTPNNQELTYTCTAWNPVSNNSDSISAQQLCADIAMGLHTHHAGLLSGLAVLSLFILILPSVFLFLLCKRRQGPYLKIFNKKPDAVSKNTIYTYVMVSRDAQPAESRIYDEIPPSKMLPTKEMPVNTIYSIVQYSDKATRQHSLHGN
- the CD84 gene encoding SLAM family member 5 isoform X1 encodes the protein MCFLPIGRLGKPKITQSLMTSVNSTCNVTLTCSVEKEEKNVIYSWSPLGEEGSVLQIFQTPNNQELTYTCTAWNPVSNNSDSISAQQLCADIAMGLHTHHAGLLSGLAVLSLFILILPSVFLFLLCKRRQGPYLKIFNKKPDAVSKNTIYTYVMVSRDAQPAESRIYDEIPPSKMLPTKEMPVNTIYSIVQYSDKMGKTSAQASKPPGTSSYEFMI
- the CD84 gene encoding SLAM family member 5 isoform X2 translates to MCFLPIGRLGKPKITQSLMTSVNSTCNVTLTCSVEKEEKNVIYSWSPLGEEGSVLQIFQTPNNQELTYTCTAWNPVSNNSDSISAQQLCADIAMGLHTHHAGLLSGLAVLSLFILILPSVFLFLLCKRRQGPYLKIFNKKPDAVSKNTIYTYVMVSRDAQPAESRIYDEIPPSKMLPTKEMPVNTIYSIVQYSDKKLMGGSRASKWDN